Part of the Streptomyces sp. f51 genome is shown below.
CGAGTGGGAGTAGTCCTCCCAGGGGCGGGAGTGACCCTCCCGCCTCAGGTCCGCCTGAGCGTGCGCACCGGCACGCCGGGCTTCCAGACCTGGACGACCAGATACGTGTCGTCCTCCACGTAGGTCCGCGTGACCTCCGTCAGCTCGGTGCGGAAGAGGTGGAACGGCTCCGGCGGTTCCACCTCTTTCACGTACGCGGCCTTGGCGGGGACGCCGTCGCCCACCTCGACGGCCCGCCCGCTGATCCGTACGTCGCCGCCGCCCATGTCCGTGCCGGCCCCGGGGTTCGCCTGGAGCGCGAAACGCGGGTCGCGGCGCAGGTCGAGCACCTTGAGCGAGTCCGGCATCATGCCGAGCCACAGCTCGCCGTCGAGGAAGCGCACCTCGATGCCGCAGGTGCGGGGCGAACCGTCCTTGCGAAGGGTCGCGAGGACGTGATGGGTGAAGGCGCCGAAGCGCTGTTCGACGGTGCCGGCGAAGGCCGGTTCGGCGGTGGAGAGGGCTGCCCAGTTCATGGCACCGAGTCTGGCGCCCATACCCGACATCTCCTGTCGGGTATGGCCTGTGTTCCTCGGCGTTCCACATTTTTCTCTCACGGAACACCCCTGTTCTCCTGCGCTGACCCCGGGTAACTTCCGCTCGTACCGAACACGCCAGTGCTGGAGGACAGATGCACGGGTCCACTCCGCCGCTGCCCCGCCCGACCGACCAGCTGCGCTTCGCCATGCCGCCGATGCACGAGTCGACCGACGACGAGCGACGCCACCGCAAGGAGCGGCTGGCCGGTGCGCTGCGGCTGTTCGGACGGCTCGGCTTCGAGGACGGCGTCTCCGGGCACATCACCGCGCGCGACCCCGAGTACAGCGACTGCTTCTGGGTCAATCCCTTCGGCATGCCGTTCAAGCACGTCACCGTGGGCGACCTGGTCATGGCCAACCAGGAGGGCCAGGTGATCGAGGGCCGGTACCACGTGAACCAGGCGGCGTTCACCGTGCACTCCCAGGTCCACGCGGCCCGCCCCGACGTCGTCGCCGTCGCCCACTGCCACTCCGTGCACGGCCGCGCGCTCGCCGCCCTCGGCGACCTGCTCGACCCGATCACCCAGGAGAGCTGCGCCTTCTACGAGGACCACGCTCTGTACGACGCCTACACCGGAGTCGCCGTGGACGCCGAGGAGGGGCGCAGGATCGCGTCCGCGCTGGGCAGCCGCAAGGCGCTGGTGCTGCGCAACCACGGACTGCTGACCGTCGGGGACTCGGTGGACGCGGCGGCCTGGTGGTTCCTGTCCATGGAGCGGTCGAGCCAGGTCCAGCTCACCGCGAAGGCCGCGGGCCGGCCCGTCCTCATCGACCACAAGCTGGCGGTCGCCACCCGCGAACAGCTCGGCGGCGACCTGGTGGCGTGGATCAACTACCAGCCGCTCTGGCAGGACATCAGCCGCAGCGAGCCGGACCTTCTCAGCTAGTCCCGCGGCGGCGGCGTCCGCCGGGTTCCGTGACGGCTCCCCCAGGCGCTTCCCGGTCGGTGGGGTGCCGCTGGTGGAAACCCCGGAGGATCGCCGCCTTCGTCACGGTGAACTCCTCGTCCGTCAGGACGCCGTCACGGCGCAGCTCGCCCAACTCCCGCAGCCGGCGCAGCAGTACGTCGTGGTGGTCGGACTGCGACGGCACCAGCGGGGCCTGCCGGGGCCGTCCCGCGTCCGCCCCGGTGCGGGTGGAGGGATGCGGCAGCCGCGCCGTGACCGCCGTGGCGATCAGCGCGGTGAGCAGGTCGCGGCGGGGGCTGCCCCACAGATCGAGGGCGTACGGGTCCTTCTCCGGCGGCAGCGCGGAGCACTCCGTCCCACGCGTCGCGAAGCGCAGGAAACCGTCCCCGTGGCCGGAGTTGGGCAGCCATTCGACCCGGACCACGTCGTCCAGGTCGATGATCCGCGGCCCCGTCGCGCGTTTGACCCGGTCCGAGGTGTCCGCCCAGTCGATACGCACCCGCGTCCCGTCGAAGGAGACCGTGCCGTCGCTGGAGCGTACGGACACCGGGACCGGCGGCCCCGGAAGCAGATACGCCCCCGCCGGTTCCCTGGGAATCCGGTCGAGGAGCAGGGCGCGGCGGATCTCCTCGGCCAGGTACTCGGCGACCCCGGAAGGGTCGGTGCCGACCGACAGGCTGTAGGGGTCCGCCGCGTCGGGCAGCCGGCCCCCGGTCGCCTGGAGCAGCGGGTCGGCGCCCTCGCGCAGCCGCAGTCGCAGCCGGCCGCGCCTGCGCTCCGCCTCGTGGACGACGCCGGCCACCGCCTCCAGCGGAACGGAGATCTCCCCGTACGTCTGCCGGAACAGCGGCACGCTGCGGTGCAGTCCGGGCGTGATCCTGACCGTGCTGCCGTCGAAGGCCCAGCCGCCGTCGCGCTGGATGATCTCGGCCATGGACGAATTGTCGCAGCCGGGTCAACGGGGGAGTATTCGCTTCACCCGCGCCGAGCCGGCCTGGCGCATCGCATGGTGTTCCGTACGGCACAATTCGCTGTCGTCACAGGAGAGTTGCCGGGTGGGGGCGCGGCGGCCGGAGATTGGTGACATTTCGGCTCTACGGAGCCATTTCTGGCGCGGGAAGGCGGCAGCGGGCGTGGCGGTGCAGGAGACGGGACACGGTGCCGGGCCGGGGGGCGGCGGGTCGGGTGCCGGGTCGGGTGCCGGGCGGAGCGGTGGCCGGGGTGGCGGGGCCGGCGGGGAACCGGGCGGGGGATCGGGCGTGCACGAGGGCGGCTGTACGTGCGGGGACTGCCCGCACGGGGCGCGTACGGGGCACCGGCGCGCCGTCGCTGCGTTCCTCGCCAAACGGGACGCGCTGGCGTCCGGGCGGGGGCTGCCCGCCGGGGTGGCGCACTCCGCCTCCGCCTCACGGCAGTGGGTGTCCGACGAACTCACCCAGTCCGCGGACCTCGTCGCCGAGCGGGGCCGTCTGGAGGGCGAGGCGTGGCTCGGCCGTCTGTGGCGGTACACCGCGTACACCGTCTGGGCCGCCGTCGTCGTCCTCCTGCTCGTGCAGTCGCTCACCGCGATCGGGGCGGGCTGGACGCCGGCACGGACGGCGGGGCTGCTCGCCGCGGTTGTCCTGGCCGGACTGCTGAGCGGGGCGGCCTGGCTGCACCGGGCGCGGGGCGGGGCCCTGGCGCCGGTCATCGGTGAGGACAACCGGCTCTCCACCTCCCGCGCGGTGGCCGCCGGCTGGGTGCTGCTCGTGGTGTACGCGGTGCTCGTGCTGGTGGGACAGCTGGCGGGGGCCTCGGCTCACGGCCGCCGGGACGAACTCGTCGCCGGGCTCGAACTCGGCCGGGCCGCCGGTGTCGTGACCGTCGTCGCCGTGGTGTGCGGGGTCGCGGTGCTGGTGCGGCGGGTGGTGGGACTGCGGGTGCTGGGGCAGCGGCTCCAGAAGCTCCGCGCGGACCGGCCGCGGGCCGCGGACCTGCTGACCGACGATTCCGGGCGGGGCGCGTTCGCCGACATCCAGTACGTCGTGATCAGCGGGGTCGCTCTGGTGTTCGCGGCGGTGCGGCTGGCCAGGCGGCCGTCGCAGTTGCCCGATCTTCCGTGGGGGCTGGCTCTGCTCGTGCTGGTGTCGGCCGCGACCTATCTCGCCGGGAAGTACGCCGAGGGCGGGCGGCCGGTGATCCTCTCCGTGGTCCGGTCCCGTGAGGCGGGCGATCTGGACGCGCCGATCCGGACCGGGGACGACATCGAGATCCGGGGGGCGGGGTTCGTTGCGCCGGGGGCGCAGGGTGCGGACCGGTTGTCGCGGATGGTCG
Proteins encoded:
- a CDS encoding pyridoxamine 5'-phosphate oxidase family protein codes for the protein MNWAALSTAEPAFAGTVEQRFGAFTHHVLATLRKDGSPRTCGIEVRFLDGELWLGMMPDSLKVLDLRRDPRFALQANPGAGTDMGGGDVRISGRAVEVGDGVPAKAAYVKEVEPPEPFHLFRTELTEVTRTYVEDDTYLVVQVWKPGVPVRTLRRT
- a CDS encoding class II aldolase/adducin family protein, giving the protein MHGSTPPLPRPTDQLRFAMPPMHESTDDERRHRKERLAGALRLFGRLGFEDGVSGHITARDPEYSDCFWVNPFGMPFKHVTVGDLVMANQEGQVIEGRYHVNQAAFTVHSQVHAARPDVVAVAHCHSVHGRALAALGDLLDPITQESCAFYEDHALYDAYTGVAVDAEEGRRIASALGSRKALVLRNHGLLTVGDSVDAAAWWFLSMERSSQVQLTAKAAGRPVLIDHKLAVATREQLGGDLVAWINYQPLWQDISRSEPDLLS
- a CDS encoding DUF4429 domain-containing protein, coding for MAEIIQRDGGWAFDGSTVRITPGLHRSVPLFRQTYGEISVPLEAVAGVVHEAERRRGRLRLRLREGADPLLQATGGRLPDAADPYSLSVGTDPSGVAEYLAEEIRRALLLDRIPREPAGAYLLPGPPVPVSVRSSDGTVSFDGTRVRIDWADTSDRVKRATGPRIIDLDDVVRVEWLPNSGHGDGFLRFATRGTECSALPPEKDPYALDLWGSPRRDLLTALIATAVTARLPHPSTRTGADAGRPRQAPLVPSQSDHHDVLLRRLRELGELRRDGVLTDEEFTVTKAAILRGFHQRHPTDREAPGGAVTEPGGRRRRGTS